One Bremerella sp. JC817 DNA segment encodes these proteins:
- a CDS encoding ThuA domain-containing protein yields the protein MRTLLLSCACLLLAAFSTVAQAEDAKLKALLVDGQNNHGVWPKTTQMMKQYLEESGKFTVDGASTESNSTAGFAPKFADYDVVISNYNGQRWPAETDQAFVDYVKQGGGFVVVHAANNAFGDWDEYNRIIGLGGWGGRNAKSGPYVYFDKEEKLVRDTQPGNGGHHGRQHPFQVVVRDGDHPITEGMPKSWMHVQDELYDQLRGPAENMTVLATAYADPATGGSGRHEPMIMTIDYGKGRVFHTPMGHGDYSMECVGYITTFLRGTEWAATGKVTQPIPDDFPKPHELSKRPYEEKK from the coding sequence ATGCGTACCCTTTTGCTGAGTTGTGCCTGCCTGCTGCTGGCCGCCTTCTCGACTGTTGCCCAAGCCGAAGACGCCAAGCTGAAGGCACTCCTTGTCGATGGCCAGAACAACCATGGCGTATGGCCGAAGACGACCCAGATGATGAAGCAATATCTGGAAGAGAGTGGCAAGTTCACCGTCGACGGCGCATCGACCGAGTCGAACTCGACTGCCGGCTTCGCCCCGAAATTCGCCGACTACGATGTCGTCATCAGCAATTACAACGGCCAACGCTGGCCAGCCGAAACCGATCAGGCCTTTGTTGACTATGTGAAGCAAGGTGGCGGTTTCGTCGTCGTGCACGCCGCCAACAATGCCTTTGGCGACTGGGACGAATATAACCGAATCATCGGCCTGGGTGGCTGGGGCGGACGTAACGCCAAGAGCGGACCGTATGTCTACTTCGACAAAGAAGAAAAGCTCGTTCGTGATACCCAGCCGGGCAATGGCGGCCATCATGGTCGCCAGCATCCGTTTCAAGTCGTCGTCCGCGATGGCGATCACCCGATCACCGAAGGGATGCCCAAGTCTTGGATGCACGTTCAAGACGAGCTGTACGATCAGCTACGTGGCCCAGCGGAAAACATGACCGTTCTCGCCACGGCCTATGCCGATCCAGCGACCGGTGGCAGCGGCCGGCACGAGCCAATGATCATGACCATCGATTACGGCAAAGGTCGCGTCTTCCATACACCGATGGGTCATGGCGACTATTCGATGGAATGCGTCGGCTATATCACCACGTTTCTGCGTGGGACCGAGTGGGCTGCGACCGGCAAAGTGACGCAGCCCATTCCCGACGACTTCCCGAAGCCGC